A segment of the Parasynechococcus marenigrum WH 8102 genome:
TCAATGGCTATACCAGCTGAGCTGCTGCTGAATGCCACGGATCCAGATGTTCTGGCGAAGTATTCGGCCCCCCTTGAAAAGTTGGCGACTGGACAGCCCCTGAATCAAGACGAGTTGGCTTTGTTTGATGAAGCTACTAAGATTCCATACAACCTTGATGCTTGGGATGGCTACGGCGTTGAGAGAGAAACCATTCTTCAAACGGCAGCCGGTCTCGGTAAAAAGTTAGTTTCCCTTGCTGGTGATACACACAACGCATGGGTAGGTGTGCTGGACGCGATGAGTACAGGTGCGGCTATGCCTGGCCAAGTGGTCGGCATTGAATTTGCCACTCCAGGAGTTTCTGCTCCAGGAATAGAAACATACATTGCCCCAGGTCTCGAGCCAATATTTTTAAGTTACACAGAAGGTTTAAAATATACAGACTTAAGTCGGAGGGGTTTCCTTGATATTACCTTTCACGAAGAACACATCACTTCTAGCTATCAGCTTCTAGACCCTGACGAGGGTTGGATCGCCGATGTTTTGCAGTCAGATGATTCCTTCAGCCCACGCCAACTATCCCGGGTTGATGCCACGACAACTGCAGATATCCCAACCGGATTTGCCCACGGAAGGTTCAGAGAAGTCATCCGGGCTGGTGCTGGCAATGACCGCATCGCAGCTGGAGATCGCAAAGGTTATGTCTCCGCTGGAGGTGGTAACGATGACATCGACGGTGGCCGTCGCGCACAACTGCTCCTCGGTGATGAGGGTGATGATGTGATTCGTGGTCGTGGTGGCCCTGACGAGCTCAGGGGTGGTCCCGGCGCAGACAGCCTGAATGGTGGTCCTGGTGATGATTTGATTCTTGGGGGCGCTGGTGCGGACAGTTTCCGCATCAGCAAAGGAGACGACCGCATCGTCGACCTTGATCCTCTTGAAGGAGACGTTCTGCTCTTGCCTGCAGGCCTCGAGCCAACGTTGACTTCGGCTGTTTCTGGCGTCCTTCTCGCGACTGATCGTGGCACCACCCTGTTGGAGGGACTCACCCTGGAGCAGGTGGAGGGGCTGATCTGAGCATTGACGGGCAGACTGGTCCGCTGAACCAGCACCCGGTGTCGTGAGTCAGCTGCAGAGCCTCAGGGGCATGGTGGATCTGTTGCCGGAGACTCTGCAGTGCTGGCAGGCCGTCGAAGCAGTCGCCCGGGAGCATTTCCGCCGCTCCGGTTTCGGCGAGATCCGAACACCGTTGTTGGAAACCACCGATCTGTTCTGCCGTGGCATCGGCGAAGGCACCGATGTGGTGGGCAAGGAGATGTACAGCTTCACCGATCGCGGTGAGCGTGCCTGCACACTGCGGCCAGAGGGCACCGCGTCGGTGGTGCGGGCGGCGCTGCAACACGGCCTGTTGAGCCAGGGCGCCCAGAAGCTTTGGTACGCCGGCCCGATGTTCCGCTATGAGCGGCCACAGGCCGGTCGCCAGCGTCAGTTTCATCAGATCGGTGTGGAGTGGTTGGGGGCGGAGAGCGCCCGCAGCGATGTGGAAGTGATCGCTCTGGCCTGGGATCTGCTGGCTCAGTTGGGCGTTGGTGGCCTCGAGCTGGAAATCAACAGTCTTGGTACGCCTGAGGATCGGCAGGCCTACCGCACAGCGCTGGTGGCCTGGCTGGAGCAGCGGCTGGATCAACTGGATGACGACTCCCGCGCCCGACTCAGCACCAATCCCCTGCGCATTCTCGATTCCAAAAACAAGGACACCCAGGCCTTGCTCGAGCAGGCACCCACCCTGGCCGATGCCCTCAGCTCAGAGAGCCGGCAACGCTTTGATGCGGTTCAGCAGGGGCTGACCGCCCTGGGCATTCCCTTCCGGCTCAATCCGCGGCTGGTGCGGGGTCTGGATTATTACGGCCACACCGCCTTCGAGATCACCAGTGATCAACTGGGGGCGCAGGCCACCGTCTGCGGTGGTGGGCGGTACAACGGTTTGATCGCTCAACTGGGTGGAGCCCCCACGCCGGCCATCGGCTGGGCCTTGGGTATGGAAAGGCTGTTGCTGGTGCTGGAGGCGGCGGCGACGGCCGATCCGGATGGGGCAGCGGCGCGGCTGGTGGCCACGTCCGCACCTGATGCCTATGTGATCAACCGTGGTGACCAGGCGGAAACCATGGCGCTGACCCTCACGCGCGGTCTGCGGGCTGCTGGTCTGGCCGTGGAGCTGGATGGGTCGGGCTCCGCCTTCGGCAAGCAGTTCAAGCGGGCGGATCGTTGCGGTGCCCGTTGGGCTCTGGTGCTGGGCGATGACGAAGCAGCCCGGGCTGAGGTGCGGCTCAAGCCACTGCAGCACGAGGGCGAGGACCGGTCCTGGGCAGTTGCGGACATTGCCGCGATCGTGGAGACGCTGCGCACCCCTTGAGATGCGGATTCACCTCGTGACCGGTGGAGCCGGGTTCCTGGGCTCCCATCTGATCGATCGGCTGATGGAGGCCGGCGATGAGGTGATCTGCCTCGATAACTACTTCACCGGCCGCAAGCGCAACATCGCCCGCTGGATCGGTCATCCCCGCTTCGAGCTGATCCGCCACGACGTCACCGAGCCGATCAGGCTGGAGGTGGATCGGATCTGGCATCTGGCCTGCCCGGCGTCGCCGATTCACTACCAGACCAATCCGGTCAAGACGGCCAAAACCAGTTTCCTGGGCACGTACAACATGCTGGGCCTGGCCCGGCGGGTGGGGGCGCGGCTGTTGCTGGCCAGCACCAGTGAGGTGTACGGCGACCCGGAGGTGCATCCCCAGCCGGAAAGCTATCGGGGTTGTGTCAACCCGATCGGGATTCGCAGCTGTTACGACGAGGGCAAACGCATCGCCGAGACCCTCTGTTTCGACTACCAGCGGATGAATGGTGTGGAGGTGCGGGTGGCCCGCATCTTCAACACCTATGGGCCACGGATGCTGATTGATGACGGCCGGGTGGTGGGCAATTTCATCGTTCAGGCCCTGCGGGGTGACTCCTTGACGCTCTACGGCGATGGCTCCCAGACCCGGTCGTTCTGTTTCGTCAGCGACCTGATCGAGGGGCTGATCAGGCTGATGAATGGTGCCGACACCGGCCCGATCAACCTCGGTAATCCCGATGAATTCACCATCCGTCAGCTGGCGGAACTGGTGCGTCAGCGGATCAATCCAAAGCTGCCGCTGATCGAAAAACCGGTGCCGGAGGACGACCCCCGCCAGCGCCGTCCGCTGATCGATCTGGCCAGGCAGCAGCTGGGCTGGCAGCCGACTGTGTCACTGGAGCAGGGGCTGGGACCGACGATCGACTCCTTCCGTAGTGTCCTTGCACTGGAGGAGGACCGCGGCGCGTGACGATTCAACGGATCTGCTGCATCGGCGCCGGCTATGTGGGCGGCCCGACCATGGCTGTGATCGCAGACCGCTGCCCAGAGATCGAGGTGACGGTGGTGGACATCAACCAGGCGCGGATCGACGCCTGGAATGATGCTGATCTGAGTCGGCTGCCGGTGTACGAGCCAGGGCTGGATGCCGTGGTGGGCCGTGCCCGGGGACGGAATTTGACGTTCTCCACAGCGGTTGAAGCCACCGTCGCGTCAGCAGACATGGTGTTCATTTCCGTGAACACGCCGACGAAAACGAAGGGGCTGGGGGCGGGTCAGGCCAGTGACCTGCGCTGGGTGGAGGCCTGTGCACGCACGGTGGCGAAGGCAGCCACCGGCCACACAATCGTGGTGGAGAAGAGCACGCTGCCGGTGCGCACGGCTGCAGCGATCAAAACGATCCTGGAGGCCGCGCAGGAGGACGATCAGCAGCGCTGCTTTTCGGTGCTTTCCAATCCTGAGTTCCTGGCGGAGGGCACAGCGATCCGGGATCTGGAGGCGCCCGACCGGGTGCTGATCGGTGGCGAGGACGCGGCATCGATCGAGGCGCTGGCGGCGGTTTACAGCCACTGGGTGGACGAGGCGAAGATCCTGCGCACCAACCTCTGGAGCAGTGAGCTGTCGAAGCTCACGGCCAATGCATTTCTGGCGCAGCGGATCAGTTCGATCAACTCCGTCGCGGCACTCTGCGAGGCCACCGGCGCGGATGTGCGGGAGGTGGCCCGGGCGATCGGCACCGACAGCCGCATCGGCCCGAAGTTTCTCAATGCCGGCCCGGGTTTTGGCGGTAGCTGCTTCCAGAAGGACATCCTGAACCTGGTGTATCTGTGCCGGCACTTCGGCTTGCCGGAGGTGGCCGACTACTGGGAGAGCGTGGTGGCGTTGAACACCTGGCAGCAGCACCGGATCGCACAGCTGGTGGTGCAGAAGCTGTTCGGCACGGTGACCGGCAAGCGCCTGGCCATTTTTGGGTTTGCCTTCAAGGCCGACACCAACGACACCCGCGAGGCGCCGGCGATCCGCATCTGCGGCGATCTGCTGGAGGAGGGGGCGCAGCTGGCCATCCACGATCCCAAGGTGGAGCCAGCCCAGATGGCCCGCGACCTGAAGCAGGAGGCGGCAGCGGCGGCTGATGTCCTCAGCGGAACCGGCAGCTGGGCTTTGGCTGAGTCCGTTGAGGAGGCCGTCAGTGGTGCGGATGCGGTGCTGATCCTGACGGAATGGAACGTCTACAGGAATTTGAACTGGGCGGAGCTGGCGGGACGGATGCGCAAACCGGCCTGGCTGTTTGATGCCAGGGCCGTGGCGGATC
Coding sequences within it:
- the hisS gene encoding histidine--tRNA ligase, translated to MSQLQSLRGMVDLLPETLQCWQAVEAVAREHFRRSGFGEIRTPLLETTDLFCRGIGEGTDVVGKEMYSFTDRGERACTLRPEGTASVVRAALQHGLLSQGAQKLWYAGPMFRYERPQAGRQRQFHQIGVEWLGAESARSDVEVIALAWDLLAQLGVGGLELEINSLGTPEDRQAYRTALVAWLEQRLDQLDDDSRARLSTNPLRILDSKNKDTQALLEQAPTLADALSSESRQRFDAVQQGLTALGIPFRLNPRLVRGLDYYGHTAFEITSDQLGAQATVCGGGRYNGLIAQLGGAPTPAIGWALGMERLLLVLEAAATADPDGAAARLVATSAPDAYVINRGDQAETMALTLTRGLRAAGLAVELDGSGSAFGKQFKRADRCGARWALVLGDDEAARAEVRLKPLQHEGEDRSWAVADIAAIVETLRTP
- a CDS encoding UDP-glucuronic acid decarboxylase family protein; translation: MRIHLVTGGAGFLGSHLIDRLMEAGDEVICLDNYFTGRKRNIARWIGHPRFELIRHDVTEPIRLEVDRIWHLACPASPIHYQTNPVKTAKTSFLGTYNMLGLARRVGARLLLASTSEVYGDPEVHPQPESYRGCVNPIGIRSCYDEGKRIAETLCFDYQRMNGVEVRVARIFNTYGPRMLIDDGRVVGNFIVQALRGDSLTLYGDGSQTRSFCFVSDLIEGLIRLMNGADTGPINLGNPDEFTIRQLAELVRQRINPKLPLIEKPVPEDDPRQRRPLIDLARQQLGWQPTVSLEQGLGPTIDSFRSVLALEEDRGA
- a CDS encoding nucleotide sugar dehydrogenase, coding for MTIQRICCIGAGYVGGPTMAVIADRCPEIEVTVVDINQARIDAWNDADLSRLPVYEPGLDAVVGRARGRNLTFSTAVEATVASADMVFISVNTPTKTKGLGAGQASDLRWVEACARTVAKAATGHTIVVEKSTLPVRTAAAIKTILEAAQEDDQQRCFSVLSNPEFLAEGTAIRDLEAPDRVLIGGEDAASIEALAAVYSHWVDEAKILRTNLWSSELSKLTANAFLAQRISSINSVAALCEATGADVREVARAIGTDSRIGPKFLNAGPGFGGSCFQKDILNLVYLCRHFGLPEVADYWESVVALNTWQQHRIAQLVVQKLFGTVTGKRLAIFGFAFKADTNDTREAPAIRICGDLLEEGAQLAIHDPKVEPAQMARDLKQEAAAAADVLSGTGSWALAESVEEAVSGADAVLILTEWNVYRNLNWAELAGRMRKPAWLFDARAVADPAVVRAAGLTLWRVGDGED